One genomic segment of Fundulus heteroclitus isolate FHET01 chromosome 10, MU-UCD_Fhet_4.1, whole genome shotgun sequence includes these proteins:
- the nrbf2b gene encoding nuclear receptor-binding factor 2b isoform X2, translated as MKRPFPAMEKQQARLSMELQRDNHIKQQQLIQERWKREVRREATKARSGLMLHPITKTQSSSQPLTHGSARLPAKLSGGVGEREYDTLLYQFQTRQTGPCQPLTSPCPGSKTTKDDKTRLEEQQTTIKDLRRLVDHLMNENQRLLADNERLHLENARLQSEAADFVERSELWVLPHAGGAMGTGSGQEGKNTGKSKGIAIPQLPPLEMPAQEDLCLDDLPPLELLDDIKNELQELLDRDKL; from the coding sequence GCTCGTCTGTCCATGGAACTTCAGCGGGACAACCATatcaaacagcagcagctgatccagGAGCGCTGGAAGAGAGAAGTTCGACGTGAGGCAACGAAGGCAAGATCTGGCCTCATGCTGCACCCCATAACCAAGACTCAGTCTTCTAGCCAGCCCTTAACTCACGGATCTGCCAGACTCCCTGCAAAACTAAGCGGAGGAGTCGGTGAGCGAGAGTATGACACCTTACTTTACCAGTTTCAAACTCGGCAGACTGGACCCTGTCAGCCCTTGACTTCACCATGCCCTGGGTCTAAAACCACAAAGGATGATAAAACTCGCCTAGAAGAGCAGCAGACCACCATCAAGGACCTGCGGCGCCTGGTAGACCACCTGATGAATGAAAATCAGCGGCTTTTAGCTGACAACGAGCGTCTACACCTGGAGAACGCCCGGCTGCAATCTGAGGCCGCAGACTTTGTGGAGCGTTCAGAGCTCTGGGTCCTCCCACATGCAGGTGGTGCCATGGGAACGGGGAGTGGGCAGGAAGGGAAGAACACTGGGAAGAGCAAGGGTATTGCTATCCCTCAACTGCCACCATTGGAAATGCCAGCTCAGGAGGATCTGTGCCTGGATGACCTGCCTCCCCTGGAGCTGCTAGATGACATCAAGAACGAACTGCAGGAACTGCTGGATAGGGATAAACTGTGA